CTCAAAGAGTATTTTCCGAATACGCCCGTCGCGGCTTTCACGGCCACAGCCACTCCCGAAGTGGAGAGTGACATTCTCCTGCAGCTGGGTCTTAATGAACCGGTGCGCCTGCGCGGGTCGGTCTACAGGAACAACCTGCTGATCCGCGCGGAACCGCGCCGGGGGGACGGCAGAGGGCAGCTTGTCGATTTTCTAAGAAGATACCGGGGAGAGAGCGGCATCGTCTATACCTTTACCCGCAATGCCGCCGAGAAGCTGGCCGATTATCTGAACCGACAGGGTTTCAGGGCGAAGGCGTACCATGCGGGATTGACGAAGAGGCTGCGCCGTGAGGCCTACCACGCATTCGTCCACGACGAGATCGACGTGGTCGTCGCTACGGTGGCTTTCGGCATGGGAATCGACAAATCGAACATCCGCTATGTCGTCCATACCCGCATGCCCAAGACGCTTGAAAACTACTACCAGGAGATCGGACGTGCTGGGCGGGACGGCCTGCCCGCCGAAACCCTGCTTCTTTACAGTGCCGCCGATGCGGCACAGCGTGCCTCGCTGCTGGAGGAGCTGCCGGAGGGTCCCTACCGGCAAAACGCCTACAACAAGCTCGAAAAGATGATCGGGTTCTGTCGGAGCGAATCGTGCCGGCACGGACAGATTGCGGACTATTTTGCCGAGCGGATGGAAGCGTGCGGCGAGCGGTGCGACAACTGCATGGGCGACGCCGAGCACATCGACGTGACAGAAGACGCGCGGAAATTTCTCTCCGCTCTCTACCGGACGCGGCAGCGTTTCGGCAAAAGCCATCTGATCGATCTTCTGCGGGGCGCAGAAAACAGAAAGATCATGCAGTTCGGACACGAGAAGCTCTCGGTCTACGGCATCGGAAAGGAGCGAAGCAGAGGGGAGTGGGAGGCGATCGTCGAGCGGCTGATGGAGCTCGGGGCACTGGCGAGGGGGCAACACAGGAGTCTCCTCCTAACCCCCGTGGGAGCGGAGATTCTGAAAGGAAAGGGGCGCGTAAAGATTCGCTCCGACCGGCTTCGGGTGAAAGAGCGAAAGAGAAAACCCCCGCGGTCGGTGCCTGCGGATATCGTGTACGATAAGGCGATTTTCGATAGACTTAGAGCATTGCGCAAAGAGATCGCCGCAAAAGAGGGTGTGCCGGCCTATATCGTTTTCGCGGATAGGACCCTTGCGCTGATGGCTGCCCTGCTGCCGGTGACACGGAATGAGATGCTTGGGATCAACGGTGTGGGAGAGGTCAAGTTCGAACGGTACGGCGAAGAGTTTTTAACGCTACTGAAGGAGTTGTCAAATGGCGAATTGTGAAGAGTTGAAGGCGCTTTTGGAACTGGAAATGATCCCCGACATCGAGGATGCGATCGACGACTTTTTTGAGATCGTGGCGGACGCGAAGAATGCGGACGAAGCGGCCAAGGCCGAATATGCCGAGCTCCAGGAGCTTCGTGCCGCTTTAACGGAGCTGCTCCACGATATCGAAGAGGGTGACGTGAGCGACGAGGAGTGTGTCGAGATTTTCACGGAGCTGGAAAAGATGATCGAATCTCCCGGGGAGGATGAGGATGTGTGAAGAGCTCAAGGCGATGATCGAAGGGGACCTTCGCCCCTTTGTCGAGACAGCGAAGGATCTCTATCTTCGCGAAGGAAATTTCGAGCGGGAGGAGGATCTTACGGATCTGCTCCGGACTTTCGACGAGATCGTTGAGGATATCGACAACGGCGTCATGGATCTGTGGGAGTGTGGAGAGCTTTACGAAGAGTTCAGGCGCCACAGGGAAAGCGGCGATTTTTTGGATAAAATAAGCTGAAACGATCAACCCAGATGAGATACCGGAAGGAGTTGCGATGGAGATCAAAAAGTGTGAAACGCTCGAAGAGCTGCGCAAAGAGGTGGACAAGGTCGACGAGATGATCGTGGAGCTGATCGCAGTGCGCAACGACTATATCAAGCAGGCGGCCAATTTCAAACATACCGTCGACGAAATCAAGGCGGACGAGCGGATCGAAGATGTGCTCAACCATGTGCGGCATAAAGCGCTGACACTCGGGGTCTCGCCCAACATGGTAGCCGACATCTACAAACAGATGATTGATGCGATGGTCGAGACGGAGATCGCCGAATTTCGCAACAGAGGCTCTTTTTGAGTCGTCATGAAAGAGGGTTTCAAATTTTGACAAAAAGGTGAAAAATTTATGAGTGTAAAAGATACATTGATGGCACGAAGCGGTGGCAGATGCGAACTGTGCGGGAGCGAGAAGGAGTTGAGCGTTCTGGAGGTGCAGCCTTCCGACGGCAGTGCGGAAAAGTCGATCCTTGTCTGCCGGGTCTGCCGGGAGCAGATCGAAGATCCGTCGGAGATGGATCCCAACCACTGGCACTGCCTCAACGAGAGCATGTGGAGTACCGAACCGGCTGTGCAGGTGACGGCGTACCGCCTGCTTAAGCGACTCGCTCCCACCGAGGGGTGGGCGCAGGATCTGCTCGATATGCTCTATCTGGAGCCGGAAGTGCAGGCGTGGGCCGAAGCCGAAGAGCAGGGCGTCCCAGAGCGCGAGCCGACGCGCGATAGCAACGGAACTATCCTTCAAGAGGGTGATTCGGTGACGATCATCAAGGATCTCGATGTCAAAGGAGCCGGATTTACCGCCAAACGCGGCACTGTCGTCAAAAACATCCATCTTACCGACAATCCCGAACAGATCGAAGGGCGTGTCAACGGTGTAAAGATCGTTCTTCTTAGCAAATTTCTCAAAAAGGCGTGAATCCCCGGAGGGGGCTTTGCGCTTTTTTTCCGCTTCTTTTTTTCCCGTTTTGACGGGTCAATGATCAAAATTATTTCTTCATATATTTTGAAAAACAAATATTTTTCATTGTTTTTCATCGAAACCCTGCATAATATGTATCAACAAGTCTGATATAAGGGATTTTAATCATTTATTTAGCATAGATGTATCAAAATAGATGCATAATGGATAAACCGGTTACTATCAGACAGTTGGTATTGAAAATAA
This genomic interval from Hydrogenimonas urashimensis contains the following:
- the recQ gene encoding DNA helicase RecQ, with translation MATKSGKHYAAGKRVWQRPLLKKILKQVFGHTGFRPFQQEAVEAVMANRDLLMILPTGGGKSLCYQLPALMKEGVTVVVSPLLALMHDQVRALKLQGVEAEMIGSMQTPEEIGTVIAKLREGEVKLLYIAPERFFAPGFLKLLKSIQIAMFVIDEAHCVSEWGHEFREDYRRLGVLKEYFPNTPVAAFTATATPEVESDILLQLGLNEPVRLRGSVYRNNLLIRAEPRRGDGRGQLVDFLRRYRGESGIVYTFTRNAAEKLADYLNRQGFRAKAYHAGLTKRLRREAYHAFVHDEIDVVVATVAFGMGIDKSNIRYVVHTRMPKTLENYYQEIGRAGRDGLPAETLLLYSAADAAQRASLLEELPEGPYRQNAYNKLEKMIGFCRSESCRHGQIADYFAERMEACGERCDNCMGDAEHIDVTEDARKFLSALYRTRQRFGKSHLIDLLRGAENRKIMQFGHEKLSVYGIGKERSRGEWEAIVERLMELGALARGQHRSLLLTPVGAEILKGKGRVKIRSDRLRVKERKRKPPRSVPADIVYDKAIFDRLRALRKEIAAKEGVPAYIVFADRTLALMAALLPVTRNEMLGINGVGEVKFERYGEEFLTLLKELSNGEL
- a CDS encoding chorismate mutase — encoded protein: MEIKKCETLEELRKEVDKVDEMIVELIAVRNDYIKQAANFKHTVDEIKADERIEDVLNHVRHKALTLGVSPNMVADIYKQMIDAMVETEIAEFRNRGSF
- a CDS encoding PhnA domain-containing protein, which gives rise to MSVKDTLMARSGGRCELCGSEKELSVLEVQPSDGSAEKSILVCRVCREQIEDPSEMDPNHWHCLNESMWSTEPAVQVTAYRLLKRLAPTEGWAQDLLDMLYLEPEVQAWAEAEEQGVPEREPTRDSNGTILQEGDSVTIIKDLDVKGAGFTAKRGTVVKNIHLTDNPEQIEGRVNGVKIVLLSKFLKKA